One Methanohalophilus mahii DSM 5219 genomic window carries:
- a CDS encoding 4Fe-4S binding protein — protein sequence MSEELEEKCAVEHSLSVEKEMDVEGSHIMYRQRTDKGTRTLDYDYKRCIGCGLCVRICPTEALEAGPIHEIATGMDAPPVMLDLDKCTFCSMCANFCPVNAFRMSAEGDLPEDDLFPVLEGRAMINEKCLPCLLCEATCPEDAIDLELEMQTKEELAPFKEGEEGVITIDEDKCTLCGLCARFCDAFMLLEKEPGPLDPTPFEQLLVDEDQCDYCVLCADICPEDAIEVKGTRRGEAPVIEGGARIDPEKCTVCGWCDIVCPYDAVDITKPFEGELKLIDANINKCDPTGCHACFNVCPSHLWYIPESGQKIAARDDLCTYCGACENACPDNVMEVKRDSVRHSPIPYTPWSKQWEDAIDALVSGDRKRPDTSRVLEMPEEKAKEHIDIEFPEIDENLQEKVKEKMEKLRPALKDVKLRRKWEKRKEGTEQISDIEK from the coding sequence ATGAGTGAGGAGCTGGAAGAAAAATGTGCTGTAGAACATTCCCTTTCCGTGGAAAAGGAAATGGATGTGGAAGGCAGTCACATTATGTATCGGCAAAGAACCGATAAGGGTACAAGAACACTTGATTACGATTACAAAAGGTGTATTGGTTGTGGCCTTTGTGTCCGGATATGTCCCACTGAGGCCCTTGAAGCCGGTCCCATACATGAGATCGCCACTGGAATGGATGCCCCTCCTGTAATGCTGGATCTTGATAAATGCACATTCTGCTCCATGTGTGCCAATTTCTGTCCTGTAAATGCATTTCGGATGTCTGCAGAAGGTGATTTGCCGGAAGATGACCTGTTCCCTGTTTTGGAAGGACGGGCAATGATAAATGAAAAATGTCTTCCATGTCTGCTTTGTGAGGCAACCTGTCCCGAGGATGCAATTGACCTTGAGCTTGAAATGCAGACCAAGGAGGAACTTGCCCCATTTAAGGAAGGCGAAGAAGGCGTGATAACCATTGATGAGGATAAGTGCACACTTTGTGGTCTTTGTGCACGTTTTTGTGATGCTTTCATGCTGCTTGAAAAGGAACCGGGCCCGTTGGATCCCACGCCTTTTGAACAGCTACTTGTGGATGAGGACCAGTGTGATTACTGTGTTTTGTGTGCAGACATCTGTCCGGAAGATGCTATCGAGGTGAAGGGGACAAGACGTGGGGAAGCACCCGTAATAGAGGGTGGTGCCCGGATTGATCCGGAGAAATGCACGGTATGCGGTTGGTGCGATATTGTTTGTCCCTATGATGCAGTGGATATTACCAAACCTTTTGAGGGTGAGTTAAAGCTTATCGATGCAAACATAAACAAATGTGACCCTACAGGTTGTCATGCCTGCTTCAATGTCTGCCCTTCCCATCTCTGGTATATTCCCGAAAGCGGGCAAAAAATAGCCGCCAGGGATGATCTCTGTACTTACTGTGGGGCCTGTGAAAACGCCTGTCCTGATAATGTAATGGAAGTGAAGAGGGATAGTGTGCGCCATTCCCCGATACCCTATACCCCATGGTCAAAACAATGGGAAGATGCTATTGATGCACTGGTAAGTGGCGATCGTAAAAGGCCGGATACCTCAAGAGTCCTGGAAATGCCTGAAGAAAAAGCAAAGGAGCACATTGATATCGAATTCCCGGAAATTGATGAAAATTTACAGGAAAAAGTAAAGGAGAAAATGGAAAAGCTGCGCCCTGCTCTTAAAGATGTAAAATTAAGGCGTAAATGGGAAAAAAGAAAAGAAGGTACAGAGCAAATTTCAGATATCGAAAAATAA
- the gatE gene encoding Glu-tRNA(Gln) amidotransferase subunit GatE — MNNDDYYRELGLKCGLEIHQQLDSKEKLFCRCPTTLRETEESNVEFFRYLRATESEMGEKDRAAVEQTRVNRKYVYKGYDTTCLVEYDEEPPRKLNTEALDIALVVAKLMNMRPVEQLHVMRKIVVDGSNTTGFQRTAFLANDGTIPTSLNEVGVDVLCIEEEAAQKIEDKKNSIVYSLDRLGIPLVEIGTAPDIITPAHARETARIIGMLLRSTGKVKRGLGTIRQDVNISIAEGARVEVKGVQALDMIETIVELEVERQVNLLRLREMLQQRGAGVHNEIFDVTDVFRDTESKVIKRALKKGKVLAIRLIGFDGIIGEEVQPGRRLGTEFSDRAKPSGVGGIFHTDELPKYGITADEVESLKRTVGAVEGDTVVLVADSYKKAHGAMESVLTRAQEALEFVPEETRRALPDGNTAYMRPLPGASRMYPETDVPVTDISPSYFESIETPELLIDKSKRFTEEYNLNDELAEKIVYSRYLPLFEKIMDRFALNDSIGATLVARTFTGRLPELRRDGIDVEKLQEDHFIALFDAIGEGKAAKEGIDELLRLLAENPALSVDEALKELGFSGIDISEIESFAANLVRERADFVNEKGLGAVGPLMGIVMGQFRGKVDGKVVSDILKQKIEKHINS, encoded by the coding sequence ATGAACAATGATGATTATTACAGGGAACTTGGCCTAAAGTGCGGACTGGAGATCCACCAGCAGCTTGATTCAAAAGAAAAACTGTTTTGCAGGTGCCCGACTACTTTGCGTGAAACTGAAGAATCCAATGTGGAATTTTTCAGGTATTTAAGGGCAACTGAAAGTGAAATGGGTGAAAAGGACCGTGCGGCTGTGGAACAGACCAGGGTCAATCGTAAGTATGTTTACAAAGGCTATGATACTACCTGTCTTGTGGAATATGATGAAGAACCACCCCGGAAACTGAATACCGAGGCCCTGGACATTGCCCTAGTGGTTGCAAAACTGATGAACATGCGGCCAGTAGAGCAACTTCATGTAATGCGTAAGATAGTTGTTGATGGTTCCAACACAACCGGTTTTCAGCGCACTGCTTTTCTTGCAAATGATGGAACGATACCCACAAGTTTGAATGAGGTGGGTGTTGATGTACTGTGTATCGAAGAAGAAGCGGCCCAGAAGATCGAGGATAAAAAGAATAGTATTGTTTATTCCCTTGACAGATTGGGAATCCCTCTTGTGGAGATTGGAACTGCTCCCGATATAATAACCCCTGCCCATGCCAGGGAAACAGCCCGGATCATAGGTATGCTGTTGCGTTCTACCGGTAAGGTTAAAAGGGGACTGGGGACCATCCGCCAGGATGTGAATATCTCTATTGCTGAAGGTGCAAGGGTGGAGGTTAAGGGTGTGCAGGCCCTGGATATGATCGAAACCATTGTTGAACTTGAAGTTGAAAGACAGGTTAACCTGTTACGTCTCCGTGAAATGTTGCAACAGAGGGGTGCGGGAGTACATAATGAAATATTTGATGTAACTGATGTTTTCAGGGATACCGAATCCAAGGTTATCAAACGTGCACTTAAAAAAGGAAAGGTCCTTGCTATCAGATTGATCGGCTTTGATGGTATTATAGGAGAAGAAGTGCAGCCGGGAAGAAGGCTTGGCACGGAGTTTTCAGACAGGGCCAAACCTTCCGGTGTGGGTGGAATATTCCATACCGACGAGCTCCCTAAATACGGCATCACTGCAGATGAAGTGGAATCCCTTAAAAGGACTGTCGGAGCAGTTGAGGGGGATACAGTTGTACTTGTTGCCGATTCTTACAAAAAGGCACACGGTGCCATGGAAAGTGTACTTACAAGAGCACAGGAAGCCCTGGAATTTGTACCCGAGGAAACCAGACGGGCTCTGCCTGATGGAAATACTGCATACATGAGACCACTACCCGGGGCCTCACGTATGTATCCCGAGACTGACGTACCCGTAACTGATATATCTCCTTCTTACTTTGAATCCATTGAAACCCCTGAACTTCTTATCGATAAAAGCAAACGGTTCACAGAAGAATACAATTTAAATGATGAACTTGCCGAAAAAATTGTTTATTCCAGATACCTGCCTCTTTTTGAGAAAATTATGGATCGATTTGCTTTAAATGATTCAATAGGTGCTACTCTGGTTGCACGTACTTTTACAGGCAGGTTGCCTGAACTTCGCAGGGACGGGATTGATGTCGAAAAACTACAGGAAGACCACTTTATTGCTTTGTTTGATGCCATAGGAGAAGGTAAAGCTGCCAAGGAAGGTATTGATGAATTACTGCGCCTGCTTGCTGAAAACCCGGCTTTAAGTGTAGATGAAGCCCTGAAGGAACTTGGTTTTTCAGGTATAGACATTTCTGAAATAGAATCTTTTGCAGCCAATCTTGTCAGGGAAAGAGCCGATTTTGTCAATGAGAAGGGATTGGGAGCTGTTGGCCCCCTTATGGGAATTGTCATGGGCCAGTTCCGTGGAAAAGTTGATGGTAAGGTTGTAAGTGATATCCTGAAACAAAAGATTGAAAAACATATAAATAGTTAA
- a CDS encoding TolB family protein translates to MLKTGPMAFFCLVLIICSATPVLAGVEVANIYPLTDDFSSDYHYPAWSPDGTQITYMNDKAIWIMDADGSNPHVIYDGMKWDGDPCFSADGKDIYFASESRKPYSSTYLNLFKMNVDGSNITQLTDGADRRSPSISPDGSMLAYLSNIAGNYDIWVMDITNKSHRQLTFTSEDEGKPSWSPDGDEVIYSFKDNLWLTDVEFDKSRQLTHGTSNDVDPFFLPSGEKIVFISDRGGETNLWLIDTEDDERQLLTDDRKVEYSPAAGPDGKKIVFGARANETFDLWMLEMENPEANDGFSDINVEDTNVEATEGEDISLTSENNQNMDEGSGGLIGNNLALFAGGLVLGIILFLVARLIFRKI, encoded by the coding sequence ATGCTGAAAACGGGACCGATGGCATTTTTTTGCCTGGTCCTTATCATTTGTTCCGCAACACCGGTACTGGCTGGAGTAGAAGTTGCGAATATATATCCTCTTACTGATGACTTTAGCAGTGATTATCATTATCCTGCATGGAGTCCGGATGGAACGCAAATCACCTATATGAATGATAAGGCAATCTGGATAATGGATGCAGACGGAAGTAATCCCCATGTCATTTATGATGGAATGAAATGGGACGGAGATCCCTGTTTTTCTGCAGATGGGAAGGATATTTATTTTGCCTCAGAATCCCGAAAGCCCTATTCTTCTACATACCTCAATCTTTTTAAGATGAATGTTGACGGGTCCAATATCACACAATTAACCGATGGTGCAGACCGCCGCTCACCTTCAATCAGTCCTGATGGGTCAATGCTTGCATATTTATCCAATATCGCGGGTAATTATGACATATGGGTAATGGATATAACAAACAAATCACATAGGCAGTTGACCTTTACATCAGAAGATGAAGGCAAACCGTCATGGTCTCCTGATGGGGATGAAGTAATTTACTCTTTTAAGGATAATTTATGGTTGACAGATGTAGAATTTGATAAATCCAGGCAACTTACCCATGGTACTTCCAATGATGTCGATCCTTTTTTCCTGCCATCAGGGGAAAAGATAGTGTTTATTTCTGATCGTGGAGGAGAAACCAATCTCTGGTTGATTGATACTGAAGATGATGAGAGACAATTGCTTACCGATGACAGGAAAGTTGAATATTCTCCTGCAGCAGGTCCTGATGGTAAAAAAATAGTGTTTGGAGCCAGAGCAAATGAAACCTTTGATCTCTGGATGCTGGAAATGGAAAATCCTGAAGCCAATGATGGTTTTTCCGATATCAATGTAGAAGACACTAATGTGGAAGCAACGGAGGGTGAGGATATTTCGTTAACCTCTGAAAACAATCAGAATATGGATGAAGGCTCCGGTGGATTGATAGGTAATAATCTTGCTTTGTTTGCCGGAGGGCTTGTACTTGGCATAATTTTATTCCTGGTAGCCAGATTAATTTTCAGGAAAATATAA
- the carA gene encoding glutamine-hydrolyzing carbamoyl-phosphate synthase small subunit, which yields MMSAVIGLEDGTIVTGTGFGAEGTVCGELVFTTQYTGYEEALSDPSYKGQILMFTYPLIGNYGVSDECFESDGVKAEGLVVREACPDPFHHSSKRTIYKLMEDEGKPGIAGVDTRMLTLNNREHGTMRAALINGSDDGEAAVQLAREQPKISDIDLISKVTCKEAYTVKSKVNTADKKHVVLIDLGMKAHIMDSLLARGMDVTVVPASTPAPAISDYEPDLLFLSNGPGDPQNAMDATKAVNYFASELPIAGICLGHQVISRAMGADTYKLKFGHRGANQPVKDLSSSIVHITSQNHGFAVDNDSLEATDLYTTELNTNDNTIEGVSHRDLDILSVQYHPDAHPGPMDTEKRFFDRIYKMTGGDK from the coding sequence ATGATGAGTGCAGTAATAGGTTTGGAAGATGGGACAATTGTCACAGGCACCGGTTTTGGTGCCGAAGGTACAGTTTGCGGAGAACTCGTTTTTACTACTCAATATACCGGTTATGAGGAGGCACTAAGTGACCCTTCCTATAAGGGCCAGATCCTTATGTTCACTTATCCCCTTATTGGTAATTATGGTGTCAGCGATGAATGTTTTGAATCAGATGGTGTAAAGGCCGAAGGCCTTGTAGTCAGGGAAGCATGTCCTGACCCTTTTCATCACAGTTCAAAACGCACCATTTACAAACTCATGGAAGATGAGGGAAAACCCGGTATTGCCGGGGTTGACACCCGGATGCTCACCCTGAATAACAGGGAGCATGGTACAATGAGAGCTGCCCTTATTAATGGAAGTGATGACGGCGAGGCAGCTGTGCAGCTTGCAAGGGAGCAACCCAAAATATCTGATATTGACTTAATTTCCAAAGTTACATGTAAAGAAGCATATACTGTAAAGAGTAAGGTTAATACTGCTGATAAAAAACACGTTGTACTTATTGATCTGGGTATGAAAGCCCATATTATGGATAGCCTGCTTGCAAGAGGGATGGATGTAACAGTAGTTCCTGCATCAACACCTGCTCCAGCAATAAGTGATTACGAACCTGATCTTCTTTTCCTTTCCAATGGTCCCGGAGATCCACAGAATGCGATGGATGCCACAAAGGCTGTCAACTATTTTGCATCGGAATTGCCCATTGCAGGTATATGTCTGGGTCATCAGGTTATTTCAAGGGCTATGGGCGCGGATACATACAAGCTTAAATTCGGACACAGAGGGGCCAATCAGCCGGTAAAGGACCTTTCAAGTTCAATTGTACATATTACTTCCCAGAACCATGGATTTGCCGTTGATAACGATTCTCTTGAGGCAACTGATCTATACACTACAGAGCTCAATACCAATGATAATACAATAGAAGGTGTGTCACACCGGGATCTCGATATCCTGAGTGTACAATACCATCCGGATGCACACCCTGGACCAATGGATACTGAAAAACGATTCTTTGATAGAATTTATAAAATGACAGGGGGCGATAAATGA